GAATGGAATCGGAAAGAAATTCCTCAGGAGTATGTTCCCGAAAGGCGTCCCCTCGAATTGATGTTCTAATACACGTCCATCGGATTCCACATCGTATGACTCACTAGTAAGTGAGCCCTTCGGAGTGTCCGCCGGGTCTAAGGGATACGTCACTGCTCCTCATATACAAAGTGTGTAAACGGTGTCCAATTGCGAAAAGCACTTCTCCACAATTGGTGGGTGCCGTGCCTCCGTGCCGGCACATTTTCAAATACAAATCAACCAGTTCGGACCGGCAGGGATGTCGGCTCTAACCGTTCTTTTAAAGAACAATGTGTTCAAAAGGTCAGAGATATCAACTGCTACAGAATGAGGTCACCGAGGCAACGAGACGCGTTCTGCCTGCCTATTTCTTAACACAGCCTCTCACGTCTATGGCTCTCATAACTGAATCCAACTCTTTCCGGACGGCTCCCCTCCTCAGCTTATAGTTCTTGATACGGTCCATGTTTCCTGCTTCAACTGCTGAGCCGTACACGGCATCAATGGCCCTCAAATCATGCTGAAAATTCTCAGCCATGCGAATCAGTTCCGGACAGCTTTTTACAAGTAAATCTTCTGCCTGGCAATTACTGGAAAACGCGACGAACACGCAAACAAGTGCAAGACAAAGGCTTCGCATTTTCGGTCTCCTTTTCAAATGGCGCGAGGTGACTCCGCCTTATCTAGGAAGCGTTATATATCACAGTTTTCCAGATGTTACAAAATACTTATCAACCTAAATGAAGAAAATTGATACAATACCTTAAAATAAGTCAATGTTGAGGATAATGATACCATCGGTGCAAAGCGGTCCCCATCCGGAAATCGGGTCAGCGAATGCGGAAGAATTACTCGGCGATGAGAATAAGAGTTCCCATCAATCGTACGGGTCGAGACTGGTATTTACATCCGGGAATTTCAGGCCGCGAAACTCTCCACTGTCCAACCTCAGACAAACACTGCGGGGCCGGCCTTTTCCTTTGGCGAATTCTCTGAGTTGAGGATCCACCCACTCCCATGCTGTCTGCAGTGATTTCAGGGCTCCGGCAGGGGCAGGGATGGTGACTATCTCTCCATCGTCCCAGGCAAAGGTAACTGCTCCGGGGTGCATTTTTTCTATGATCTTGGTATCCCACTTGGATTCAGGGGTGCTCATATTTGTCTCCCTATCTGGTGAAGGTTTCAATCAAGATTGCGATGCCAGGATGATCTGTCCGGCCGCGTATACAGCGATGAAGACGCCGGCGTACATGTCCAAAGCTGAAAAACGGAGAGGCCTGAATTCAGAACGGGGCCGTCCCGGCTCAAAACCCCGTGCTGTCATGGCAAGTGCCACCGTGTCTGCTCTCCTGAAGGATGCAGAGAGTGCCGGAACCAGCACTGCAGCTAAATTTGAAGCTCGCGAAACCAGTCGTCCCCGGCCGAACTCTACTCCCCGCGCTTTTTGTGCTTCCACAATGGTGCGCACTTCCTGCTGCAGCAAAGGTATGAAACGCATAGCCAACAGCAGCACAATGCCGATGTCATCCACGGGAAACCGGTTGCGAAATCGGCGAGTAGCGGTGCTGAATCCCTTAGTTATGTCCAGCGGAGAAGTAGTCAGCGTGAAGCTCATAGACAAGACTATCGCCGCAGTGAGTTGGATGGTAAGTACAGCCGCTCTCTCCAAACCATCATATGTGAAAGGCAACCCCACGTTTCCTGGCGTTACAGGAGCACCTTCACGAACGAAAAGAATGTTGAGTATCAGCACGAGAAAAAGCATCCATTTGAACCGCCTCAGTGTTACCATCCACACGCCGTAACCCGCTTTGGATGAAACGGCCATTCCTACAGCACAAACGAGTGACACTGCAACATTCGTTGCGCTTGTCAGCGAGAACACCACAGTGAGTAAAACCAGCAGGCCTGCCAGTTTTGTTCTGGGATCCAGTCTGTGAAGGACTGATGTACCTGGAACAAAGCTGCCAATGAAGATGTCGTACGATCTCGTCACGGTTCTGCCCACTGCGTTAGATTGCCGATCTCGGGAGACTACACATGGAAATTATGGAGCGGCGTCTTGAGGTTATCCGCTTTTGCTGGTAACGTTTCCAGGGAAATTTCGATTTCCTCTGACTGCCAGTTTCTTGAAAGTCCGAATATCCAGCGAATGAGAACGATATCATGTCCGACAAAACAATTGAAGGTCTGACTTTACTGCAAAAGAGTTGCACGACTGTTTATCGTGACAGTCCGGAAGACGCCATTTTAGAGACTTTTCCGAACAAGTACCCGCACCGCAATTATGTTATCGAATTCGATTGTCCCGAGTTCACGAGTCTATGTCCGATAACGGGACAGCCGGATTTCGCCAAGATAAAGATTACCTATATCCCGGATCTCAAGTGTGTCGAATCCAAGTCCTTAAAGATATACCTCTTCTCGTTTCGCAACTGCGGAATGTTTCATGAAGAGATAACCAATAGAATCCTCGACGATCTCATTGCCGCATGCGATCCGCGCTGGATATCGGTAAGAGGAATGATGAATCCCCGGGGAGGCATCGGTATCGACGTGACGGCTGAGTATTGCCGCCCCGGTTTTGAAGGACCTACGAGCAAGTAGCCATTTATGAACTCCGTAGCTCCCGCACTGTTCAGTGCTACCGGCCTGAAATTCCGGATTGGATTTCAGAATGTATCCCCTGGCACGACTTTTGTACTGAACCAGGGCAAGACAGTGTGGATCTCCGGCCCTTCAGGCAAAGGAAAAAGCACGCTGCTTCGCACCATCGCAAGGCTTGCCGAACCTGCAGGCGGGGATATGTTCCTCCAGGGGATTTCCTGGCAAAATATTGCCGCTTTATCGTGGCGAATGCGAATAGTATATATTCAACAAAAGCCTGTTCTTTTCAGGGGCACGGTCTGTGAGAACCTGAGAAAGGCATTTTCCTTCCGTTGCAGATCTTCAGCCGTTTTTGATGAAAAAACCGCACAGTCCCTGTTATCAAGGCTTCTATTGCCTTCGGACATTATGGACAGAGATGCCATATCGCTTTCCGTGGGGGAGGGCGCTCGAGTCACTCTGGTGCGGGCTTTACTGGTGGATCCGGAGATTCTTCTCATAGACGAAATTACCGCCGCGTTGGACCGGGAAAGTCGTGATGAAGTGATATCGCTCATTCAGGAATGGTTGCTTGCCGATGGTCGAGGAGTCGTCGCAGTCTCTCATGACGATCGGCTTAAAGAATTATTGCCGGGCACTGAGATTGTTTTGGAATGAAGGTGTGGAGTCATGGAACCCTCGCACGTTATACCGATTTCGGACGCGCAGCTTGCCTTCAGCGCTCTCTTGGTCATTATTTCTGCGGGAGTATCCGCTGTCTTTCGCCTTGGATTAGTCACATCCTTACTCTGGGGCGCTATTCGCTGTTTTGTTCAGCTTACGGTCATGGGGTTTTTGTTGACCTGGATCTTCGCAACTCAAAACCCATTGGTGGTGATGATTGTCGTCGCTGTTATGTGCGGCATAGCGTCTCGGACTGCCACGAGAAGGACTCCCAACGTAATGGATTTCCCGGCTTTTTTGGCGTTCGTCTCGCTTGCGTCCAGTACATATCTGGTACTGGTAATCGTGTCTGCGGTAATTATCCGTGCGGACCCCTGGTATACTCCGCGAATTGCCATACCTATTGCAGGGATGATTCTTGGAAATGCCGCAAACGGGATAGCTCTGTCCATTGACAGGCTCTATGCTGAAGTCAGATCCAGGCGCGATGAGGTGGAAGCCTTTCTTACTCTGGGAGCAACGCGCTGGGAGGCAGTACAGGACTGCGTACGCGAGGCACTTCGAGCGGGAATGACTCCTGCCATCAACAGCCTTATGCTCGTAGGGCTTGTAAGTATTCCAGGAATGATGACAGGTCAAATTCTGGGAGGGGCTAATCCTGCGGAGGCAGCGCGATATCAGATCGTTGTAATGTTGATGATCTCTGCTGCTGTAGCTTTCGGCAGCATGATGCTCGTCGGAATCTCGTATATTCGCCTTTTTACCCGGGATGATGCATTACGTCCTGAACTCTCGACCAGCAAACACTAACGTTGTGTTATTTTTTTCGTTGATTGAGAAATCAGTAAAAATCGATCTTGTTCCCATATACAGCCATTTTTTGCTTGGGAATCCAGGTCTAATGGTGTAAGAATTCTGTGAGCACTTCCGGGTGTGTCAGTTTCATTTTGAAACTCGACCTGGAGAACCGACAAGCGATGCGGCCACGCAACTGAGTAGTGTCATAAAGGGGGGATACCGGTTCACCGAGGAATGTCCGAATAGCTGTTGCTGTATGGATGTTGGCACTCGTACAGACAAGGTTTATCCCTTTGATATACCGACAGCGACTGAAGAAGTGAGATCGGGGAAACGCTTCTTAACAAAGTGGAGCATCCCAAATCCTGCTGGTGGAAGCGCTTGGTACGAGACGGTTCGGCACGTCAGTCTTTCAGGTTCTAACACGCGATTCAATTCAAGGAGCGGTCCATGGAAAAGATTTGGCTGAAATCATATGCTCCGGGAGTACCCCCTGAAATCAAGTTTGACGAGATCCCCCTGGGCGAGGCTCTTGCGAAATCTGCCAAGAGGTTCCCGAACAATCCAGCCCTCCTGTTTCAGGGCACCACAATTACCTTCAAGCAGCTCGATGATATGGTTTCTCGTTTCGCTGCAGGGCTCAAAGGCCTGGGAGTGAAACCCGGCGACACCGTTGCCATGCTCCTCCCGAATCTCGTGCAGATGGTGGTCGCAACGTATGGAGCATTTAGAGCAGGAGCTGCAGTGGCATTGAATAATCCGTTGTATACGGATCGAGAGCTGGAGCATCAATACAATGATTCCGGCTCCACTATGCTCGTGTGCCTTGATGTGTTGATGCCGCGGATGATCAATCTCAGGCCGAAGACAAAGATCAAACAGTTGATCTCCTGCCACATCAGGGACTATTTGCCGTTTATAAAGAAGCAGCTCTTTCCCTTCGTGAGGAAAGGTATGCATCTGAATACCCCTGCCGGTCCGGATATTTATGAGTTCACCGATCTTGTCAAGAACAATGCTCCTATAAAGGAGCCTCACAAATCGAAGATGCAGGACACGGCGGCACTGATTTACACTGGAGGCACAACGGGAGTATCCAAAGGAGTGCAACTGACCCACGGTAATCTGTCGTACAATGTGCAGCAATGCCTCGCCTGGTTCCCCGGTTTCGAACAGGGAGGAGAAATAGCAATCGGTTGCCTGCCGTTTTTCCATTCATTCGGTCTCACGACTGCAATGAACATGTCCATCTACAATGGATGGGCTATCGTTTTGATCCCCAAACCCGAGCCACAGTCGATCCTGGAGGGTATCAGCAAGAGCAAAGCCACGTATATGCCTGCAGTGCCGACATTGTACAACGGTATGATCAATTTCCCGGATCTCAAGAAATACGATATTACATCACTAAAGGGATGCTTCTCCGGGGGGGCTCCACTCCCGCTAGAAACTATTAAGAATTTTGAGGCGCTCACGGGTGCGCAGATTTGTGAAGGTTACGGTTTGACCGAGTCTTCTCCTGTCACACATATCAACCCATTCGGCGCCAGAACAAAACCAGGAACCATCGGACTTCCCATTTCCAATACCAACGCCAAGATTGTGGATGTGGACGATTATACGAAAGAAATTACCGAACAGGGCCAGCCGGGAGAATTGTGCCTGAAAGGGCCGCAAATCATGACAGGATACATTAACAGGCCTGATGAAACATCTGCCACATTGAAAGAAGGCTGGCTCCTCACCGGCGACATCGCTATTTGCGATGAAGATGGTTTTTACAGCATTGTGGATCGAAAAAAGGATATGATCATCTCAGGGGGATTCAATATCTATCCTCGTGACGTGGACGAAGTCCTATTCACGCATCCCAAGGTCATGGAAGCATGCGTCATCGGCGTACCGGATGCCTATTCGGGAGAACGCATCAAAGCGTTCGTCGTGCTGAAGCCTGGTGAAAATGCGACACCGGAAGAAATTATCGAATTCTGCAAGAAGAATCTGGTGAAGTACAAAGTGCCCAAGTATGTCGAGTTCGTGGAAGAACTCCCCAAGAGTGCGGTAGGAAAGATTCTGCGAAAAGAGTTGCGACGCCTCGATCAGGCAAAATCTGCCAAATCATCATAAAGAATCGGGAGACCTTCTCATCGCAGAGAAGGTCTCCTGACTTCCGGTATCCTTCTCTGAACAGCTTCGCTCGTTAATTCCCGCAGAGCATCCGCTGCTATCCATCGAGCCGCTTTGGAATCCATGTTCCGGATTCGTTCCGCGCATTCTATGGCTGCCCGGTTCAAAACCACATTACGTTTTCCGATTTGCCTGAGTGCCCAGTTTACCGCTTTTCTTACGAAGTTCCTCTCGTCTGAAGATTCCCGTTTTATGATGGAAAAGAATCGCACGAAACGTTCATCCGGCTCTTTGTTCTCATGTACGGCCAAAGTCGCCATAAGAACGAATCCGGCTCTTTTCACCAATTCTTCCTGCTGTCTGCTCCATTCCAGAGCCTTGTCCCAGGCAAACGGAGTCTTGCGGAAAAAATTGTTGCAGCACTGATCGCAGACATCCCAGGAATCCAAATCTCTCACCCAGGAATCCATCTGCTCTTCAGTAAGCTCCGAGGGGACTGCAATCATAGAAGCGAGTATGCGTGCCTCATGAATGCCTGAATCCCATAACAAAATCGCCAACTGATGATTTCTTCTGACTTCACGAGCGATCTTTCGCAGGCGGGGAATGGAGATTCCGTATGTTTTCTCAGGACTGATACCGTAACGAGCCATTCCCAGGACTGCCTCCGGATTTCGGCATGACTCGAATGTCGCAAGAATCCATTCCATGAGCTCTTTGTTGCTGCGGTTTGGTAGTGATTTCTTCAAAATTTGCCTCAGTTCAGTCGCGAGGCTGATTTTCGGACGCCGGGTTTGGCGGCCTTGCGACGTTCCCGAGTGGGAGTCGTATTGTTCTGATGGCTAAGCACAACAGTTGCCACCTGTTCCGTATCAATGGAAAAAGGTTGATATCCTTTGTCGTTTTCCAGGACCTCTTTTAAGTAAAGCCCGGTATACGATCCGGGCGTCGCAGAGACTTGCTCGGGAGTCCCCTGAGCTATGATGGTGCCTCCTTCGTCTCCGCCTTCAGGTCCCAGATCGATGATGTGATCCGCAACTTTGATGACATCCATATTGTGCTCGATAACAACGACGGTGTTGCCGGCATCCACAAGGCTCATGAGAACATCCAGAAGCTTCCGCACGTCTGCGAAGTGCAAACCTGTAGTGGGTTCGTCGAGTATATACAGCGTTCTGCCTGTACTTCGTTTCGAAAGTTCACGGGAAAGCTTTATGCGCTGTGCCTCTCCTCCGGAGAGAGTCGTCGCGGCCTGACCGAGCTTGATATATCCGAGTCCTACTGCCTGAATTGTTTGTAATTTGTTGAACACGGAAGGAATATTGGCCATGAATTCTGCAGCCTGATTCACCGTCATATCCAATACTTCGGATATATTTTTGCCCTTGTAGCGAATGTCGAGCGTCTCTCGGTTGTATCGTTTCCCTTTACAGACCTCACATTTTACGTACACGTCCGGAAGAAAATGCATTTCTATCTTGATGATGCCATCACCTCTGCACGCTTCACACCTTCCACCTTTCACGTTGAAACTGTAGCGGCCCGGCTTGTAACCACGGACCTTGGATTCCGGTAGATTTGCGAATAACTCTCTGATGAAGGTAAACACGCCGGTATACGTGGCCGGATTCGATCGAGGAGTGCGACCGATGGGGCTCTGGTCTATATCTATTACTTTGTCCACCAGGGACATTCCTTCAATGGAATCGATCTCTCCGGCTTTATCTTTGCTCTTATAGAGTCGTTGTGCCAGTGCTCGGTAGAGAATATCCATGACCAGCGTGCTTTTTCCAGATCCCGAGACCCCGGTTATGCAATTAAACACACCTAAAGGAATCGCCACTTCAATATTCTTGAGATTATTTGCACGTGCACCTCGAATCGTAATCTTCTTTTTCCCTTTGGAACGTCTCTTCTTTGGTACCGGGATAAACTCGCGGCCAGAAAGGTACTTTCCCGTGAGCGAATCTTCGCTCTTGAGAATATCAGCCGGTTTCCCGGAGAAGACAATTTCACCTCCCATGCGACCCGCACCGGGCCCCATATCGATTACATGATCGGCATTCAGGATTGTCTCGGGGTCGTGCTCAACGACAAGAACGGAATTGCCCTGATCCCGTAAGTCCATTAACGTGGAGAGCAACCGACGGTTGTCACGCTGGTGCAATCCTATGCTCGGTTCGTCGAGGATATAGAGCACACCTACCAGAGACGATCCTACCTGCGTGGCCAATCGTATACGCTGCGATTCCCCCCCGGACAAAGTGGCCGAGGACCTGTCCAGAGTAAGATATCCCAGGCCCACTTTCTCCAGAAAACCGAGGCGGTCCCTTATTTCCTTAATGATACGTCTTCCGATTTCAGTTCGGCGGGCATCCAGCTTGAGATTTTCGACAAAACGAACAGTCTCCCTCACGGAGAGAGCAGTCAACTTGTGGATCGGCATATCTTCTATGAGTACGAACCGGGCCTCTTTCTTGAGCCTGGCCCCTTCGCAGGTCGGACAGGGAATGGAGCTCATGAATCGAGTGAATTCCTCGTCCAGCTCGTCTCTTTCGGATTCACGATATCGTCGTTCCAGGTTCGGTAAGACTCCCTCGAAACTCTTGCGAAAATAGTGTTTCCGGCCGTCACGTTCATAGGAGAAATCGATCTCTTCGTGTCCGGATCCGTGGAGAATGACTCCCTGCACTTTTTCGGAAAGCTTGCGGAACGGTGTATCCGAATTAAAACCATAGTGCTGTGCCAGAGCTTCAATCATCTGATAAAAGAAGATGGAGCCCCGTTTTTCCCAGGGTGCGATTGCCCCTTTTTTCAGAGAAAGATCCGGATCGGGAATCACAAGGTCAGGATCGAATCGTATCTTTACGCCGAGCCCCCCGCAGGTCTCACATGCGCCAAAAGGGTTGTTGAACGAAAACAGACGAGGTGACATTTCTCCCAGAGACACCCCGTGCTCCGGACAGGCGAACTTCTCACTGAACAGATGAACAGGTCCCCCCAACTCTTCGACCATGACGATGCCTTGACCGAGCTTCACAGCTTGTTCCATGGAATCAGTGAGGCGTTTCTCCACACCTTCTTTGATTACTAGCCGATCTACCACCACCTCAATAGAATGTTTCTTATTCTTCTCCAGTTGTATCTCATCCGAAAGACCCCGGAGTTGCCCGTCAATTTTCACCCTCGCATAGCCTTCCCGCTGCAGGTGCTGTAATTCCTTTTGATACTCTCCCTTCCTGCCGGTAACTATGGGAGCCAACAAATGCACTCGAGTCCCCGAGGGAAAACCGAGAACCTGATCGACCATCTGTTGGACTGTCATTGAACTGATGGGCCGTCCGCATTCCCAGCAATGAGGAACTCCGATTCGTGCGTACAAAAGACGCAGATAATCGTAGATTTCAGTGACCGTACCTACTGTAGAGCGAGGATTCTTGGAAGTAGTCTTCTGCTCGATGCTTATTGCAGGGGAGAGTCCTTCTATTAGATCGACGTCAGGCTTATCCATCATCTCCAGAAATTGCCTTGCGTATGCAGATAACGACTCCACATAGCGCCTTTGACCTTCTGCATAGATGGTGTCAAAAGCGAGAGTGGATTTTCCTGAGCCGGAAAGACCTGTTATTACGACGAGCTTGTCGCGAGGAATGTTAATATCGATATTCTTGAGGTTATGCTCCCGCGCACCCTTGATGATAATTTCTTTTGCTCCCACGATAAACCGAGTTCCCTGATCCGAGTCGATTCAACCCGAAAAATTGGGGCGAACACGCGTCCGCCGCTGTTTTTTCGTGCAACATTGCCGGCCTGTCGATTAATCGGGGGACATCCAATTTCCCCCGAAAGGCCTGGTAAGAATTAACAGCATGTGGCGGCTGGTGTAAAGGGGAGGGCCTCGGAACGCGCCGGAAACGGTCTTTCCCAGTGCTGAACTAACATTTTTACTATTTCTTCGGGAAGATGCACGAAAACTATAAACTATTGCTTGACTAACCCAGGGGGGCGTGTTATTTCGCCAGTGTTTCCGAGAGTCAGGCACGTCGGACCTCTCTCGGGTGTCTCACCTTTCCGCTAGGAGGTATGGTTATGTTGTTTTCTTTTTCCAATCCGGCCGATGGAGTCTCCGAACCTCCCGGTGACTTCAAAAGCAATTACCGCCACCTCAAACAAATCATTAACAAGGCCCTTAAAGAGGGGACGCCACTGGAGGAACTGAATCTTATCCCCAAAAACCGCTCCGGTAAACCGCAACGCCAACTATCGAGAGACGATCTTCTCAAACTTCTCCACGTGATCAGGAGAATCAAGACCAAGTATCAGAGGCTGTTGCAATCACCCGTGCCCAAGGAACTGGAACGAGATATCCTGGTAAAAGATCCTGCAGCGCGGCTTCCATGGGAAGAAGAAGCACTGGAAAAGATCGAGCAGTGGCGAAAAGACCTGAAATCGGTACAGGCTCAGGTCAGGAAAGAACTGAATGATCACCTCACTAGTCAGTTCTTCCGGGACATTTAAGACGAGGCCTTCCTTTTTCCGCTAGGCCGGATACAGGTCAAAGAGCTTTCCCCATTTGCTGGTCTTCTTGAAGGCCTCCATTTGGGGTTTTGCTTTTAGAGGCCAGTAAACGAAATCGTGATAGAAAAAAGATCCGAACACGAAAGCGTATACGAGCGGGGTCCTGAAGAACAGCTTCTGCACGGATCTGAGCGGTCCGAACCAGATGAATCTGCCTACCAGCGAAGCGGCATTATTCCCAACTGTAAAACCCCAACTTTCTTGTGAAATGTCCGTTCCGACGATCTCGATATCCCTGAGGTCTCCCTGTCCCAGGCCCGATTCGTGGGCAATCCGGATGAAATTCAGATCTAACGGATTGAACCCCATCAGCTTCGCTGCCACAGCGTCGATAGCTGTACAGTCGCCTGCTGCGAGCATCAGATCCTTTTCCACCGGAATCATAGTCCGGGGGCCCGGGCCGTTTCCGCAAATCGTTCCATCCATGACAGTGAAGATCCCGGCGTGAATCTCTTTCTGAATTGCCAGCAGATCGTTCAGCGTTTCGTGAATGACTGAGTGGGTATAATGTCTCCGGGTGGTGAGCAATCCTCCGAACGCATTCTTCATGGACCCGGTGGTGCCCGTGTAAATGTGGCATTTTACCGTGGGAAGATGCACGATATTCTTGCCTATGAAATATTCCGGAATTGTTATCCCTTCCGGGTAAATATCGTCGAGCACCCGCATTTTTGCTTTGGGAATGTACCGAATCCAGCGCATATCTTCCTTACGGAAATTATAGAGTACCGGTATGTTGTACTTCTTGAAGATCGGAACGTACTTATTGAGCTGTTCCCCTTTGAATGCATCTGTCACCACCGTCTCGTTCTGAACGCAGACAATATCGTTGTATCCGGCATCTTTCAGAGTGAGGATCACTCCTTCCAGTTGCCATGGTGTAGTATTTGCCCCGAGAAAGGGAAAGTGCCAGGAAATATTGTCTTTGAGGATTACCGGGGCTGCCGGATCCAGATAATCTCTGAACCTCGCGTTTTCCATGGCTGTTCTGACATCTTCAAGTATTGTCTCAGGCGTTGCTCTTTGCACCGCAACAATCGATTTTTCCATATATTTCCTCGCAGTTTTACCTTTTCAACAAATCCCAGACCCACCCGACGATGTCCGCGGTGTAAAGAGCTCCCTGTGCTCCCGGATAGT
The sequence above is a segment of the Desulfomonile tiedjei DSM 6799 genome. Coding sequences within it:
- a CDS encoding energy-coupling factor transporter transmembrane component T family protein translates to MTRSYDIFIGSFVPGTSVLHRLDPRTKLAGLLVLLTVVFSLTSATNVAVSLVCAVGMAVSSKAGYGVWMVTLRRFKWMLFLVLILNILFVREGAPVTPGNVGLPFTYDGLERAAVLTIQLTAAIVLSMSFTLTTSPLDITKGFSTATRRFRNRFPVDDIGIVLLLAMRFIPLLQQEVRTIVEAQKARGVEFGRGRLVSRASNLAAVLVPALSASFRRADTVALAMTARGFEPGRPRSEFRPLRFSALDMYAGVFIAVYAAGQIILASQS
- a CDS encoding long-chain-fatty-acid--CoA ligase, which gives rise to MEKIWLKSYAPGVPPEIKFDEIPLGEALAKSAKRFPNNPALLFQGTTITFKQLDDMVSRFAAGLKGLGVKPGDTVAMLLPNLVQMVVATYGAFRAGAAVALNNPLYTDRELEHQYNDSGSTMLVCLDVLMPRMINLRPKTKIKQLISCHIRDYLPFIKKQLFPFVRKGMHLNTPAGPDIYEFTDLVKNNAPIKEPHKSKMQDTAALIYTGGTTGVSKGVQLTHGNLSYNVQQCLAWFPGFEQGGEIAIGCLPFFHSFGLTTAMNMSIYNGWAIVLIPKPEPQSILEGISKSKATYMPAVPTLYNGMINFPDLKKYDITSLKGCFSGGAPLPLETIKNFEALTGAQICEGYGLTESSPVTHINPFGARTKPGTIGLPISNTNAKIVDVDDYTKEITEQGQPGELCLKGPQIMTGYINRPDETSATLKEGWLLTGDIAICDEDGFYSIVDRKKDMIISGGFNIYPRDVDEVLFTHPKVMEACVIGVPDAYSGERIKAFVVLKPGENATPEEIIEFCKKNLVKYKVPKYVEFVEELPKSAVGKILRKELRRLDQAKSAKSS
- a CDS encoding DUF362 domain-containing protein, with translation MEKSIVAVQRATPETILEDVRTAMENARFRDYLDPAAPVILKDNISWHFPFLGANTTPWQLEGVILTLKDAGYNDIVCVQNETVVTDAFKGEQLNKYVPIFKKYNIPVLYNFRKEDMRWIRYIPKAKMRVLDDIYPEGITIPEYFIGKNIVHLPTVKCHIYTGTTGSMKNAFGGLLTTRRHYTHSVIHETLNDLLAIQKEIHAGIFTVMDGTICGNGPGPRTMIPVEKDLMLAAGDCTAIDAVAAKLMGFNPLDLNFIRIAHESGLGQGDLRDIEIVGTDISQESWGFTVGNNAASLVGRFIWFGPLRSVQKLFFRTPLVYAFVFGSFFYHDFVYWPLKAKPQMEAFKKTSKWGKLFDLYPA
- the queF gene encoding preQ(1) synthase; the encoded protein is MSDKTIEGLTLLQKSCTTVYRDSPEDAILETFPNKYPHRNYVIEFDCPEFTSLCPITGQPDFAKIKITYIPDLKCVESKSLKIYLFSFRNCGMFHEEITNRILDDLIAACDPRWISVRGMMNPRGGIGIDVTAEYCRPGFEGPTSK
- the uvrA gene encoding excinuclease ABC subunit UvrA, which codes for MGAKEIIIKGAREHNLKNIDINIPRDKLVVITGLSGSGKSTLAFDTIYAEGQRRYVESLSAYARQFLEMMDKPDVDLIEGLSPAISIEQKTTSKNPRSTVGTVTEIYDYLRLLYARIGVPHCWECGRPISSMTVQQMVDQVLGFPSGTRVHLLAPIVTGRKGEYQKELQHLQREGYARVKIDGQLRGLSDEIQLEKNKKHSIEVVVDRLVIKEGVEKRLTDSMEQAVKLGQGIVMVEELGGPVHLFSEKFACPEHGVSLGEMSPRLFSFNNPFGACETCGGLGVKIRFDPDLVIPDPDLSLKKGAIAPWEKRGSIFFYQMIEALAQHYGFNSDTPFRKLSEKVQGVILHGSGHEEIDFSYERDGRKHYFRKSFEGVLPNLERRYRESERDELDEEFTRFMSSIPCPTCEGARLKKEARFVLIEDMPIHKLTALSVRETVRFVENLKLDARRTEIGRRIIKEIRDRLGFLEKVGLGYLTLDRSSATLSGGESQRIRLATQVGSSLVGVLYILDEPSIGLHQRDNRRLLSTLMDLRDQGNSVLVVEHDPETILNADHVIDMGPGAGRMGGEIVFSGKPADILKSEDSLTGKYLSGREFIPVPKKRRSKGKKKITIRGARANNLKNIEVAIPLGVFNCITGVSGSGKSTLVMDILYRALAQRLYKSKDKAGEIDSIEGMSLVDKVIDIDQSPIGRTPRSNPATYTGVFTFIRELFANLPESKVRGYKPGRYSFNVKGGRCEACRGDGIIKIEMHFLPDVYVKCEVCKGKRYNRETLDIRYKGKNISEVLDMTVNQAAEFMANIPSVFNKLQTIQAVGLGYIKLGQAATTLSGGEAQRIKLSRELSKRSTGRTLYILDEPTTGLHFADVRKLLDVLMSLVDAGNTVVVIEHNMDVIKVADHIIDLGPEGGDEGGTIIAQGTPEQVSATPGSYTGLYLKEVLENDKGYQPFSIDTEQVATVVLSHQNNTTPTRERRKAAKPGVRKSASRLN
- a CDS encoding ABC transporter ATP-binding protein, which codes for MNSVAPALFSATGLKFRIGFQNVSPGTTFVLNQGKTVWISGPSGKGKSTLLRTIARLAEPAGGDMFLQGISWQNIAALSWRMRIVYIQQKPVLFRGTVCENLRKAFSFRCRSSAVFDEKTAQSLLSRLLLPSDIMDRDAISLSVGEGARVTLVRALLVDPEILLIDEITAALDRESRDEVISLIQEWLLADGRGVVAVSHDDRLKELLPGTEIVLE
- a CDS encoding DNA alkylation repair protein; translation: MKKSLPNRSNKELMEWILATFESCRNPEAVLGMARYGISPEKTYGISIPRLRKIAREVRRNHQLAILLWDSGIHEARILASMIAVPSELTEEQMDSWVRDLDSWDVCDQCCNNFFRKTPFAWDKALEWSRQQEELVKRAGFVLMATLAVHENKEPDERFVRFFSIIKRESSDERNFVRKAVNWALRQIGKRNVVLNRAAIECAERIRNMDSKAARWIAADALRELTSEAVQRRIPEVRRPSLR
- a CDS encoding ABC transporter permease, coding for MEPSHVIPISDAQLAFSALLVIISAGVSAVFRLGLVTSLLWGAIRCFVQLTVMGFLLTWIFATQNPLVVMIVVAVMCGIASRTATRRTPNVMDFPAFLAFVSLASSTYLVLVIVSAVIIRADPWYTPRIAIPIAGMILGNAANGIALSIDRLYAEVRSRRDEVEAFLTLGATRWEAVQDCVREALRAGMTPAINSLMLVGLVSIPGMMTGQILGGANPAEAARYQIVVMLMISAAVAFGSMMLVGISYIRLFTRDDALRPELSTSKH